In Castor canadensis chromosome 11, mCasCan1.hap1v2, whole genome shotgun sequence, a single genomic region encodes these proteins:
- the Cox11 gene encoding cytochrome c oxidase assembly protein COX11, mitochondrial yields the protein MGGLWHPGWRRIAFCGWLWSHPVSPTRAAERVEPFLRSWWSGTAGPEKGLRRLGTWKRPSLARAPAMESCRRPKGTNPFSRAQEDEWRRRNKTVLTYVAAAAVGMLGASYAAVPLYRLYCQTTGLGGSAVAGHASDQIENMVPVKDRIIKITFNADVHASLQWNFRPQQTEIYVVPGETALAFYKAKNPTDKPIIGISTYNVVPFEAGQYFNKIQCFCFEEQRLNPQEEVDMPVFFYIDPEFAEDPRMVNVDLITLSYTFFEAKEGHKLPVPGYN from the exons ATGGGAGGGCTCTGGCATCCGGGATGGAGGCGTATCGCTTTCTGTGGCTGGCTCTGGAGCCACCCTGTATCTCCGACCAGGGCTGCGGAGAGAGTAGAGCCGTTTCTGAGGTCCTGGTGGAGTGGGACCGCAGGTCCGGAGAAGGGACTGAGGCGGCTTGGGACATGGAAGCGCCCAAGCCTGGCCCGGGCGCCGGCAATGGAGTCGTGTCGGCGGCCCAAGGGCACAAACCCTTTTTCGCGCGCGCAGGAGGACGAGTGGCGGCGGCGAAACAAGACTGTCCTCACGTATGTGGCCGCGGCCGCCGTGGGCATGCTGGGCGCCTCCTACGCCGCCGTGCCCCTATATCGGCTGTATTGCCAG aCGACAGGACTTGGAGGATCAGCAGTAGCAGGTCATGCATCAGACCAAATTGAAAACATGGTGCCTGTTAAGGATCGAATTATTAAGATTACTTTCAATGCAGATGTGCATGCAAGTCTCCAGTGGAATTTCAGACCACAGCAAACAGAAATATAT GTGGTACCAGGAGAAACTGCACTGGCATTTTATAAAGCGAAGAATCCTACTGACAAACCAATAATTGGAATTTCTACATATAATGTTGTACCATTTGAAGCTGGGCAGTATTTCAATAAAATACAG TGCTTCTGTTTTGAAGAACAAAGGCTTAATCCCCAAGAGGAAGTAGATATGCCAGTGTTTTTCTACATTGATCCTGAATTTGCTGAAGATCCAAGAATGGTGAATGTTGATCTCATCACtctttcttatactttttttGAAGCAAAGGAAGGGCACAAATTACCAGTTCCAGGCTATAATTGA